The Zygotorulaspora mrakii chromosome 3, complete sequence genome includes a region encoding these proteins:
- a CDS encoding uncharacterized protein (similar to Saccharomyces cerevisiae YPR1 (YDR368W) and GCY1 (YOR120W); ancestral locus Anc_5.434), producing the protein MSAELKNETGSVTLNSGYTLPLVGLGTWKSGNNEVYEAVLEALKTGYRHIDGAAIYENEEQVGKAIKDSKIPREEIFVTTKLWNTQQRTPQEALDQSLKRLGLDYVDLYLMHWPIPMRPDSIEDGNLLTIPRVHGEVDVDTNWDFIKTWELMQELTRTKKVRTVGVSNFSIKNIEDLLAAPTTRLTPAVNQVELHPLLPQYKLYEFCNGKGIHLEAYSPLGSTDAPVLDNEVIKAVAKKNNIDAG; encoded by the coding sequence ATGTCTGCTGAACTAAAGAATGAAACGGGTTCTGTTACACTTAACTCAGGCTACACTTTACCGCTAGTTGGTCTGGGTACATGGAAATCGGGCAATAACGAGGTTTACGAAGCGGTTTTAGAAGCTTTGAAAACCGGTTACAGGCACATCGATGGTGCAGCAATCTACGAGAACGAAGAGCAAGTTGGTAAGGCTATCAAGGATAGCAAAATTCCACGTGAGGAGATCTTCGTCACCACAAAACTATGGAATACCCAACAACGTACTCCCCAGGAGGCTTTGGACCAATCCTTGAAAAGACTGGGACTGGACTATGTGGATCTGTACTTGATGCACTGGCCAATTCCAATGAGACCGGATTCTATCGAGGACGGAAACCTTTTGACGATTCCCAGGGTACATGGTGAGGTTGATGTTGACACGAACTGGGATTTCATCAAAACGTGGGAATTGATGCAAGAATTGACCAGAACAAAGAAAGTGAGAACTGTTGGTGTTTCCAACTTCTCTattaaaaatatagaaGATTTGCTCGCTGCTCCAACAACAAGGTTGACACCAGCTGTCAATCAGGTTGAACTACACCCTTTGCTACCACAGTACAAACTATACGAGTTCTGCAATGGCAAAGGTATTCACTTAGAGGCCTATTCGCCACTTGGAAGCACCGATGCCCCTGTTTTAGACAACGAAGTTATCAAAGCAGttgcaaagaagaataatATTGATGCTGGGTAA
- the RPT5 gene encoding proteasome regulatory particle base subunit RPT5 (similar to Saccharomyces cerevisiae RPT5 (YOR117W); ancestral locus Anc_5.428) gives MATLEELDAQQLPGDAELEKEILNLSTQELTTRAKLLDNEIRIFRSEIQRVTHENSTMVEKIKDNKEKIKNNRQLPYLVANVVEIMDMDELQDKENSEAVTQNGNLNLDNAAEGKAAVVKTSSRQTVFLPMVGLVDPETLKPNDLVGVNKDSYLILETLPSEFDSRVKAMEVDEKPTETYSDVGGLDKQIEELVEAIVLPMKRADKFKEMGIRAPKGALMYGPPGTGKTLLARACAAQTNATFLKLAAPQLVQMFIGEGAKLVRDAFELAKEKAPTIIFIDELDAIGTKRFDSEKSGDREVQRTMLELLNQLDGFGSDDRVKVLAATNRVDVLDPALLRSGRLDRKIEFPLPTEDARAQILQIHSRKMTTADDINWQELARSTDEFNGAQLKAVSVEAGMIALRNGQDSVKHEDFVDAIGEVQARKSKSVSFYA, from the coding sequence ATGGCTACGCTAGAAGAGTTGGACGCCCAGCAATTGCCAGGAGATGCGGAATTAGAGAAGGAGATTTTGAACTTGTCAACGCAGGAGTTGACAACAAGGGCCAAGCTGCTGGACAACGAGATACGCATTTTCAGGTCAGAAATTCAAAGGGTAACACATGAGAACAGTACGATGgtggaaaaaatcaaggataacaaggaaaaaataaagaataaCAGGCAGTTGCCGTACCTGGTAGCCAACGTCGTGGAAATTATGGACATGGATGAGCTACAGGATAAAGAAAACAGCGAAGCTGTGACGCAGAATGGTAATTTAAACTTGGATAACGCGGCGGAAGGAAAAGCAGCCGTAGTTAAGACATCCTCCCGACAAACCGTTTTTTTACCAATGGTTGGGCTGGTAGATCCGGAAACTTTGAAGCCAAATGATCTTGTCGGCGTTAATAAGGACTCGTATTTGATCCTGGAGACTTTACCATCCGAATTCGATTCTCGTGTGAAAGCGATGGAAGTTGATGAGAAACCCACAGAGACGTATTCTGATGTCGGTGGATTAGACAAACAGATCGAAGAATTGGTAGAAGCAATTGTTTTGCCCATGAAACGTGctgataaattcaaagagatgGGTATCAGAGCTCCAAAGGGTGCTTTGATGTATGGCCCTCCTGGTACAGGTAAAACTCTGCTGGCTCGTGCTTGTGCAGCTCAAACTAATGCGACATTTTTAAAACTTGCCGCACCACAGCTTGTCCAGATGTTTATTGGTGAAGGTGCAAAATTAGTTCGTGACGCTTTTGAACTGgctaaagaaaaagcaccaacaatcattttcattgatgaGTTGGATGCAATTGGTacaaaaagatttgattctgaaaaatctgGTGATAGAGAAGTGCAGAGAACAATGTTGGAACTGCTAAATCAATTGGACGGATTTGGCTCAGACGATCGTGTCAAAGTATTAGCAGCAACGAATAGAGTGGACGTGCTTGATCCAGCCCTACTGAGATCTGGTAGATTAgatagaaaaattgaatttccTTTACCAACAGAAGATGCGAGGGCacaaattttacaaatcCATTCGAGGAAGATGACCACTGCCGATGATATAAATTGGCAAGAATTGGCAAGGTCGACTGATGAATTTAATGGTGCACAGTTGAAGGCCGTCTCAGTAGAGGCTGGTATGATTGCATTGAGGAATGGACAGGACTCAGTGAAACATGAAGATTTCGTTGATGCGATTGGTGAAGTGCAAGCTAGGAAATCGAAGTCTGTTTCATTTTACgcatga
- the CDC40 gene encoding Cdc40p (similar to Saccharomyces cerevisiae CDC40 (YDR364C); ancestral locus Anc_5.429) translates to MALVEDYGSSSGSEDDYESKTVEQIAGVISNKQHENTVPMVQVDRVTISKRKRKDDPLKNTAEKKEKKGRKGPWDAWSYDESDSSSDNTGDKYIAEELETFQDVEKPDDEDIKVKEESHFYGESEKDYQGRGFLHPPADIETDLTKKPMSFKCYLPKKIIHTFPGHSRGVNTLNFLPLSGHLFLSSGNDSLIKIWDFHHQRKCLRDYRGHTRPVKAIDFSSDGTQFLSASFDQSVKLWHTESGKVLSRLKLNSTPNDVKIHPLKANEFIVGCSNSKIYHYDTRIAAKEGRVQVYDHHLSSILYLKFFPDGSRFISSSEDKTVRIWENQINIPVKQISDTAQHSMPYLDIHPSGQYFCAQSMDNTIYTYNMKPKYKRHPKKSFTGQMCAGYGIGIAFSPDGKYICSGDAQSKVLIWDWTTTNLLRTVPLPGNEPVRQVAWNPQETSKLICGGPTGKIYLLD, encoded by the coding sequence ATGGCGTTGGTAGAGGATTACGGCTCTAGTTCGGGTTCTGAAGACGACTATGAAAGTAAAACGGTGGAACAGATTGCGGGTGTCATATCAAACAAGCAACATGAAAATACAGTGCCCATGGTTCAAGTTGATAGAGTCACAATCAGCAAGAGAAAACGGAAAGATGATCCATTGAAGAACACcgctgaaaagaaggagaaaaaaggaagaaaggGACCTTGGGATGCCTGGTCCTATGATGAAAGCGATAGCTCCAGCGACAATACAGGAGATAAATATATAGCTGAGGAActtgaaacttttcaagatGTTGAGAAACCCGATGATGAAGACATCAAGGTCAAAGAAGAATCTCACTTTTACGGTGAATCAGAAAAGGATTATCAAGGTCGTGgatttcttcatcctccCGCGGATATTGAAACTGATTTAACGAAGAAACCGATGTCATTCAAATGTTAtttgccaaaaaaaattatacaCACATTTCCAGGGCACTCCCGTGGTGTTAATACTCTAAATTTCCTGCCGCTATCTGGTCATTTATTTCTATCCAGTGGCAATGACAGCTTAATCAAAATTTGGGATTTCCATCATCAGAGAAAGTGCCTTCGAGATTATAGAGGACACACGAGGCCAGTCAAAGCGATTGATTTTAGCAGTGATGGCACACAGTTTCTGAGTGCGTCATTTGATCAGAGTGTTAAACTTTGGCATACCGAAAGTGGTAAAGTGCTATCTAGACTAAAATTGAATAGTACTCCAAATGACGTCAAGATCCACCCGCTCAAGGCAAATGAATTCATAGTAGGGTGTTCTAACTCTAAAATATATCATTATGATACACGTATTGCAgcaaaagaaggaagagTGCAAGTATACGATCATCATTTGAGCAGTATCTTAtatctcaaattttttccgGATGGCTCTCGATTTATATCCTCATCGGAGGACAAGACGGTTAGAATATGGGAGAATCAAATAAACATTCCAGTAAAACAGATTAGTGATACAGCACAACATTCAATGCCATACCTGGACATTCATCCGTCAGGCCAGTACTTTTGCGCCCAAAGTATGGATAACACAATATACACATACAATATGAAACCAAAATATAAACGTCACCCCAAGAAATCTTTCACAGGACAAATGTGTGCCGGATATGGTATTGGAATTGCATTTTCACCGGACGGCAAATACATTTGTTCTGGGGACGCTCAAAGTAAAGTTTTGATATGGGATTGGACCACTACTAATTTACTCAGAACTGTTCCCCTGCCTGGTAATGAACCCGTAAGGCAAGTTGCTTGGAACCCACAAGAAACAAGCAAGTTAATTTGCGGTGGTCCCACTGGAAAGATATACCTTTTGGATTAA
- the RTC5 gene encoding Rtc5p (similar to Saccharomyces cerevisiae YOR118W; ancestral locus Anc_5.431): protein MGQGSSVTENRSNVDQRLKNFSSNSNALRYFNEKALRFLTTPELVAFRSKIGGKKLTENISNEEITKWLHMPSDNIVLREVFYNFIRVLSNFPLIREGFDNVTGFGLLKSIVLIDHERCRKYLGLKSYNQTRLMFIGLATSKSIKEDYESTDSSPSRTSLNEVNSFRHYDRISVDELMIPATYLQEFITWLLLLTTHCPTNNCEFPADHVYREWPTYKNSAMNILRSMDPSLVSTGEPHSINYEQFSNTITTVIPDIFAPLERIMEHFLYQESDLVFAEFQNNLSTSKLMNQALIAQLALSLPKELAFSKLQKLYVGRESGFSMRSLQAKVFKWMAPTVILVSGKCILNDEEYSIKNTRYKKFLQEFPKLKDDSQHLNEAQLHKNKVIFAVYISENWKVTNKGYFGGPGTRIIQISPTCDLFKATQPDVVYFNTVGGGIGIGSKQPTIKGLNKSYSPGNVSLTLDSTLEFAVFRHVGNGGKISPGMLISKNNSEDKPFEIRMLLQDVEVWGCGGEKELQEQMKQWQWEETEAKRRQQINLRSMGEDRALLVMAGILGEHSQSGGSM from the coding sequence ATGGGACAAGGTTCGTCAGTTACAGAAAACCGCAGCAATGTTGATCaaaggttgaaaaatttcagttCTAATTCTAATGCTTTGCGATATTTCAACGAAAAGGCTTTAAGGTTTCTTACGACACCAGAGTTGGTAGCATTTCGAAGCAAAATTGGAGGAAAGAAGCTTACGGAGAACATATCTAATGAGGAAATAACAAAATGGCTGCATATGCCCAGTGATAATATAGTTTTGCGTGAGGTATTCTACAATTTCATACGTGTTTTGAGTAATTTCCCCTTGATTAGAGAGGGATTTGACAATGTCACCGGATTTGGTCTTTTGAAGTCAATTGTTCTCATAGATCATGAAAGATGCCGAAAATACCTTGGTTTAAAATCATACAATCAGACAAGGCTAATGTTCATCGGTCTTGCAACCTCAAAGAGTATCAAAGAAGATTATGAAAGTACAGATTCGTCTCCTTCAAGGACATCATTGAATGAGGTAAATAGTTTCAGACACTATGATCGGATATCAGTAGATGAGTTGATGATCCCTGCAACCTATCTTCAAGAGTTCATCACATGGTTGTTACTCTTAACCACCCACTGTCCAACGAATAATTGCGAATTTCCCGCTGATCATGTTTATCGCGAATGGCCCACTTATAAAAATTCCGCAATGAATATACTCAGATCTATGGATCCTAGTTTGGTATCTACTGGAGAGCCCCATTCGATTAATTATGAACAATTTTCTAATACAATTACCACAGTTATTCCGGACATTTTTGCACCGTTAGAGAGAATAATGGAGCATTTTCTGTATCAAGAGAGTGATCTGGTTTTTGCTGAGTTTCAAAACAATTTATCGACATCCAAGCTCATGAACCAGGCCTTAATAGCCCAACTAGCACTATCATTACCAAAAGAACTTGCGTTTTCGAAATTGCAAAAACTGTATGTTGGCCGCGAAAGTGGGTTTTCAATGAGATCGCTGCAAGCAAAGGTGTTCAAGTGGATGGCACCTACAGTAATTTTAGTCAGTGGTAAATgcattttgaatgatgaagaatacTCAATCAAAAACACGAGGTATAAAAAGTTTTTACAAGagtttccaaaattgaaggaTGATTCTCAGCATTTAAACGAAGCTCAACTGCATAAAAATAAAGTAATATTCGCAGTCTATATTAGTGAGAACTGGAAAGTAACGAACAAAGGATATTTTGGTGGTCCCGGAACCAGAATCATACAGATTTCTCCGACCTGTGATCTATTCAAGGCAACCCAACCCGATGTAGTTTATTTTAATACTGTTGGAGGTGGCATAGGCATCGGAAGTAAACAGCCAACTATTAAGGGTTTGAATAAGTCGTATTCTCCAGGGAATGTTTCTCTAACTTTAGATAGTACTCTAGAGTTTGCAGTTTTTAGACATGTCGGTAATGGTGGAAAGATAAGCCCCGGAATGCTTATCAGTAAAAACAACTCAGAAGACAAACCTTTCGAGATCAGAATGCTGCTACAAGATGTGGAGGTATGGGGATGTGGCGGTGAAAAAGAACTCCAGGAACAAATGAAACAATGGCAATGGGAGGAAACCGAGGCTAAGAGGCGTCAACAAATTAATTTACGCAGCATGGGTGAAGACCGGGCATTGCTTGTGATGGCAGGTATATTAGGAGAACACTCTCAAAGTGGTGGCTCTATGTAA
- the RIO1 gene encoding protein kinase RIO1 (similar to Saccharomyces cerevisiae RIO1 (YOR119C); ancestral locus Anc_5.432), which produces MSLDEDFDKLRLNSQYSEHGDIRLLEKHEHKIKTDEISISRGKTTKDKANRATVENVLDPRTMGFLRGLMNRGVLSDFNGCLSTGKEANVYHAFSGLKEGMDSSLRREYAIKIYKTSILVFKDRERYVDGEFRFRKSRSQHNPRKMIKIWAEKEFRNLRRIYQSDVVPGPEPIEVRNNVLVMEFLSRGNGFASPKLRDYPYKDRDDIYHYYYTMIAYIRLLYQICRLVHADLSEYNAIVHNEKLYIIDVSQSVEPEHPMSLDFLRMDIKNINLYFEKLGIDVFPERLIFQFVISEELESFGGDYRSSDDLSLYVSKTLPVKSGSKDSEEDEVFRSLYLIRNLGGLEERDFERFTDGKFDLLKSLIAHDNEKNYKDEEIGENIPDGDVSAGDDSEEDEEDGHTSLDSEDEQDESDDESANDSDYTDDDDSKKPKGKKFENKEDKKQRKQETKDAKREKRKTKVKKHIKKKMLKKTKSKK; this is translated from the coding sequence ATGTCTTTGGATGAAGATTTCGATAAGCTGAGGCTTAACTCCCAATATTCAGAGCATGGTGATATCAGGCTGTTGGAAAAACATGAACACAAGATAAAAACTGATGAGATTTCTATTTCAAGAGGAAAGACAACTAAAGACAAGGCTAACAGAGCTACCGTAGAAAATGTTTTAGACCCCAGAACTATGGGGTTTTTAAGAGGTTTGATGAACAGAGGAGTTCTTTCTGATTTTAATGGTTGTCTGAGCACAGGCAAAGAAGCCAATGTTTATCATGCATTTTCAGGACTGAAAGAGGGAATGGACAGCAGTTTGAGAAGAGAATATGCAATCAAAATATACAAAACGTCAATACTGGTTTTTAAAGACCGTGAGCGTTACGTTGATGGAGAGTTTCGATTTCGGAAGTCAAGATCTCAGCACAATCCaaggaaaatgataaaaatatgGGCAGAAAAAGAGTTTAGAAATCTGAGAAGGATTTATCAAAGTGATGTTGTTCCTGGACCTGAACCCATTGAGGTTAGAAATAATGTTCTTGTGATGGAATTTTTAAGTCGAGGCAATGGGTTTGCGTCCCCAAAACTGAGAGATTATCCTTACAAGGATCGAGATGAtatttatcattattattatacAATGATTGCTTACATCAGACTTCTGTATCAAATATGTCGTCTAGTGCATGCCGATCTCTCGGAGTATAATGCGATTGTCCATAACGAAAAACTGTACATAATCGATGTTTCTCAAAGTGTTGAGCCGGAACATCCAATGAGTTTGGATTTCTTGAGAATggatataaaaaatataaatctcTACTTTGAGAAATTGGGAATCGATGTCTTTCCTGAACGTCTCATATTCCAATTTGTGATCTCTGAAGAACTAGAAAGTTTTGGTGGTGATTACAGAAGTTCAGATGATTTGAGTTTGTACGTATCGAAGACCTTGCCAGTGAAATCAGGCTCCAAGGATTCAGAAGAGGATGAGGTGTTCAGAAGTTTGTATTTGATTAGAAATTTGGGAGGCCTGGAGGAACGTGATTTCGAGAGATTCACAGACGGCAAATTcgatcttttgaagagtttaATTGCACacgataatgaaaaaaactataaagATGAGGAAATCGGTGAAAATATTCCAGATGGTGACGTCAGCGCAGGAGATGATTCTGAGGAGGATGAGGAAGATGGCCACACTAGTTTGGATAGCGAAGACGAGCAAGATGAATCCGACGATGAAAGTGCGAACGATTCAGACTATACAGATGATGACGATTCCAAGAAACCCAAAGggaaaaagtttgaaaacAAGGAGGATAAGAAGCAACGTAAacaagaaacaaaagacgctaagagagagaaaagaaaaactaAAGTTAAGaaacatatcaaaaaaaaaatgctaaaaaaaacaaagtcGAAAAAAtag
- the KEI1 gene encoding Kei1p (similar to Saccharomyces cerevisiae YDR367W; ancestral locus Anc_5.433), whose product MRQRSSHLPKTFLGCLPLYIGVDISLGVTIFNKCSGAYGILALFTGHPLEFMQWVMYLWSIATLCVYAQGLFQKHRPKLLTFSQIFVTFSIDTILTCLFTLWFTHSWYSLEGSSKENSSTGTSDGIQEANQGASQAVEYGATLFITLVSLISKLYFNFLLASYVQELLLHPKYMVDQDDVEQDLKHQRPWKRWWIKSQKICYKFSKNLLA is encoded by the exons ATGAGACAGAGGTCCTCGCATCTACCAAAA ACTTTTCTAGGTTGCTTACCTTTGTACATCGGTGTTGATATCTCCCTGGGTGTTACCATATTCAACAAATGCAGCGGAGCCTACGGTATCCTAGCTCTCTTCACAGGACATCCACTCGAGTTCATGCAGTGGGTCATGTACCTCTGGTCGATAGCAACCCTGTGCGTTTACGCACAGGGTCTCTTCCAAAAACACAGGCCTAAGCTGTTGACATTCTCGCAGATCTTTGTCACATTCAGCATCGACACCATTTTGACATGCCTATTTACATTGTGGTTCACCCACAGCTGGTACTCTCTCGAAGGCAGCTCCAAGGAGAACAGCTCTACTGGAACAAGCGACGGGATCCAAGAGGCAAACCAAGGTGCTTCCCAAGCAGTCGAATACGGCGCCACCCTATTCATAACGCTTGTCTCGCTCATTTCCAAGCTCTACTTCaactttcttcttgccTCTTATGTGCAAGAACTGCTCCTACATCCTAAATACATGGTTGACCAGGATGACGTCGAGCAAGATCTCAAGCATCAGAGGCCCTGGAAGCGTTGGTGGATCAAATCTCAGAAGATCTGTTACAAGTTCTCGAAGAATCTATTAGCATAA
- the SEM1 gene encoding proteasome regulatory particle lid subunit SEM1 (similar to Saccharomyces cerevisiae SEM1 (YDR363W- A); ancestral locus Anc_5.427), translating to MNGGANAAMEIKKESLASVPGVEQSQKTLEEDDEFEDFPLDTWPSEETLRETAGAQTNLWEEDWDDVEVDDGFTKELRAELEKSRTQQ from the coding sequence ATGAACGGGGGAGCAAATGCTGCAATGGAGATAAAAAAGGAGTCACTGGCCAGCGTGCCGGGCGTAGAACAAAGCCAAAAAACCCTGGAGGAGGATGACGAGTTCGAGGACTTTCCACTTGATACATGGCCATCGGAGGAAACACTGAGAGAAACAGCAGGCGCCCAAACGAATCTTTGGGAAGAAGACTGGGACGACGTGGAAGTTGACGACGGCTTCACGAAAGAGCTCAGGGCGGAACTGGAGAAAAGCAGGACCCAGCAATGA
- the ESF1 gene encoding pre-rRNA-processing protein ESF1 (similar to Saccharomyces cerevisiae ESF1 (YDR365C); ancestral locus Anc_5.430) — protein sequence MSGDQSKNASSDPRFAKIHSDPKFRNIRQKGLKVKLDDRFSKKDLEIKRTAKVDKYGRILDGKEQNKDLKDFDKYYEKSDEESEEDDDAESKVVKVDRARGEVSSDDYTSSESESSSESELESDVESDIEADRAQPESGESSKTLAVVNLDWDNVRAADLMITFSSFLPSGGKIEKIAIYPSEFGKERMKREEVEGPPRELFTKNKKKNKRQSVESSDDSDSDVDIKDLYEEGDVDEAVDKRALRQYQLERLRYYYAIVYCNNISSAQNIYSNCDGTEYESTANIFDIRYVPDGMAFDDEPKDRCEKLPKNYQPLQFSTDALQHSNVKLTWDETPADRVNVAKKAFTQKEIEDMDFKAYLASDSDESEEENNEATKNKLKSLVGISSGFDDFGKGRDNENEDDAGEVDMEITFTPGLDDDSRKNNESVDQEETTIEKVRRKEKERRKLRKQKLKELKKTSEQEKRDKLKSLKGKKHEHIGDSEKENSKSRAELELLMMEDDDDTEKSINKKAHFNLNEIVRSEKEKSKKGKYQDTNKIVEDTFEPNLDDDRFKEMFEGHDFAIDPSQPEFRETNAMKQILKERTKRSHDKNSKKRQSPSSGGADNENGTIASIVSKLKHKAGKKKARR from the coding sequence atgtcGGGGGATCAATCGAAAAATGCCAGCTCTGACCCGAGATTTGCTAAGATTCACAGTGATCCAAAGTTCAGAAACATAAGACAAAAAGGCTTAAAAGTCAAATTAGATGACAGATTTAGTAAAAAAGACTTGGAAATCAAACGTACTGCTAAGGTCGACAAATATGGTAGAATTCTGGATGGAAAGGAACAGAATAAGGActtgaaagatttcgaCAAGTACTATGAAAAGTCCGATGAGGAGAGTGAGGAAGATGACGATGCTGAAAGCAAAGTTGTCAAGGTTGATCGTGCGCGAGGAGAAGTTTCAAGTGATGATTACACCTCCTCTGAATCAGAATCCTCGAGTGAAAGTGAACTTGAAAGTGATGTGGAATCAGATATTGAGGCAGATAGGGCACAACCCGAATCTGGTGAATCTTCGAAGACACTAGCGGTTGTTAATCTCGACTGGGACAATGTCAGGGCCGCTGATTTAATGATAACTTTCTCTAGTTTCCTGCCCTCTggtggaaaaattgaaaagatagCAATTTATCCAAGtgaatttggaaaagaaaggatgAAAAGGGAAGAGGTGGAAGGACCACCAAGAGAGCTCTTcacaaaaaataagaagaaaaataaaagacaGTCAGTCGAAAGTTCTGATGATAGCGATTCTGACgttgatatcaaagattTGTACGAGGAAGGGGATGTTGATGAGGCGGTTGATAAGCGTGCTCTCCGCCAGTATCAATTAGAAAGGTTGAGATACTATTATGCAATCGTCTACTGTAACAATATCTCTAGTGcgcaaaatatttatagCAATTGTGATGGGACTGAGTATGAATCTACAGCAaacatttttgatataAGATATGTTCCTGATGGAATGGCATTTGACGATGAACCTAAAGATCGATGTGAAAAGCTACCAAAAAACTATCAACCCCTGCAATTCAGTACCGATGCCTTACAACACTCGAACGTTAAATTAACCTGGGATGAAACACCGGCAGATAGAGTTAATGTTGCGAAGAAGGCTTTTACACAGaaggaaattgaagatatggATTTCAAAGCATATTTGGCATCAGATTCAGATGAgtctgaagaagagaacAATGAGGCAACAAAAAACAAGTTAAAATCGTTAGTTGGCATTTCCTCTggttttgatgattttggtAAAGGTCGTGACAATGagaatgaagatgatgcaGGTGAAGTCGATATGGAAATAACTTTCACCCCCGGGCTGGATGATGATAGCAGGAAAAACAATGAGAGTGTAGACCAAGAGGAAACTACGATAGAAAAAGTAAGACGTAAAGAGAAGGAACGTCGTAAAttgagaaaacaaaaattgaaggagCTAAAGAAGACATCCGaacaagaaaagagagacAAACTGAAATCGTTGAAAGGCAAAAAACATGAACACATAGGAGActctgaaaaagaaaattcgAAGTCTAGAGCTGAACTAGAGCTTTTGATGATGgaagatgacgatgacaCGGAAAAATCTATAAACAAGAAAGCACATTTCAACCTGAATGAGATCGTAAGGTCAGAGAAggaaaaatccaaaaaaggTAAATATCAAGATACAAATAAAATCGTGGAAGATACTTTTGAGCCAAACTTGGATGATGATAGATTTAAAGAGATGTTCGAGGGCCACGACTTTGCAATCGATCCTTCTCAACCGGAATTTAGAGAAACAAATGCCatgaaacaaattttgaaggaacGTACCAAGCGCTCTCATGATAAAAATTCGAAGAAAAGACAATCACCTTCAAGTGGTGGTgctgataatgaaaatggtacTATTGCTAGtattgtttcaaaattaaagcATAAAGCAGGCAAGAAAAAGGCTAGGCGATAG